CGCAGACCCGGTCGTCGATGCGGAGCAGGTTGCGCTCGTCGAGGAGGTGGACGACCATGGCCGTCACCGCCTTGGTCGCCGACATCATCCCGAAGGGCGTGTCCGGGGTCGCGAGCACCTTCGGTCCCTCCGGCCGGTCGTACGGGCCGTTGCCGTGCGCGTGGCCGAGCGCGCGATCGAGGAGCACCTCGCCGCGATGGCGCACGCAGAGGGCGAGCGCGGGGTGGATGCCGCTCCGGTAGATCTCCTCCGCCGCCTCCCAGATGCGATCGACGGCGGCCGGGTCGACGCCCACGTCGCGCGGGGGCGTCTCGACGTTCGGCCGGATCGTGGTGACCGAGGTGAGCGAGGACGGAACACGACAACGGGTGACGATGCGGCACGACACGCGCGTGATCGTAGCCTGGAACGGCCCGGCGCGCAGGAGTGAATCGTGCCCGCCGCGTCGGGTCCCCGCGGCACCGGCGCACCGGGCCGGCCACGAAGACGGATCGGCTTCGTCCCACGCCGCCTCCCATCGAACTGACCCACTATCCGGACGCGCGCCGCGGTTGCCTCTCGAATTAGAACCTGTTCTACTTCCGTCGCTTCGATCGTCGGCCCGATGCGCGCGAGGTCGCCGGTGGCTCCCCTCCCGCGCGGAACGCATTCCTCGGAGGTCTCACGCATGCGCCTCGGCTTGATGGTCGGCTACTGGATGCCCGATCCCTGGGACCCGACGGAGCTCGTGTGCGAAGCCGAACGGCTCGGATACGATTCCGCGTGGACGGCGGAGGCCTACGGCTCGGACGTCTTCTCACCGCTGTGCTGGATCGGCGCCAAGACGAGCAAGATCAAGCTCGGAACCGGCATCATGCAAATGGCCGCGCGGACGCCCGCCTGCGTGGCGATGACCGCGACGACCATCGACCACCTCACGAACGGGCGCCTGATCCTCGGGGTCGGCGTGTCCGGACCGCAGGTCGTCGAAGGATGGTACGGGCAGCCGTTCCCCAAGCCCATGGGACGCACGCGCGAGTTCTTCGATCTCGTGCGCACGATGATCCGGCGCGAAGGGCCGGTCACGTTCCACGGTGAGCACTACCAGCTGCCGATCAGCGGCGGCGCCCAACTCGGCAAGCCGCTCAAGCTCATTACTCACCCGCGACGCGCAGAGATCCCGATGTATCTCGGCGCCGAGGGCCCGCAGAACGTCAAGATGGCGACCGAGATCGCCGACGGCTGGCTGCCGCTGTTCTACTCGCCGTTCCGCCCGGACATCTACAAGGAATCGCTGCGGAGCCTGAAGCCGGGATTCGACATCGCATGTCCCGTCACGGTCGTGATCGGCGACGACCTCGAATCGTGCCTGATCCCGGTCAAGTGGGCGCTCGCCTTCTACATCGGCGGCATGGGCGCAGCATCGAAGAACTTCCATCTCAACCTCATCGGGCGGCTCGGCTTCGAGGCGGAAGCACGGACCGTCCAGAAGCTGTTCCTCGAGGGCAAGCGGACCGAAGCGGTGGCCGCGGTGCCCGACAAGCTCGCCGACGAGATCTCGCTCGCGGGACCGCCGGCGCGTGTGAAGGACCGCCTGCAGGCGTGGCGCGAGAGCCCCGTCACCACCATCCTCGCCGGCACCCGCGACGCCGGCACGCTGCGCCTGCTCGCCGAGGCGGCCCTCTGACCTCCCCGCACGAAAGGATCCTCCGTCATGAGTGAGCTCGGATTCTGGAACCTCGCGACCGCCCACCCCGAGCACGTCGCGCTGGTCACGCCGGACGGCGTCCGCATCACGGCGGGCGACCTGCTCGCGCGCTCGAATCAGCTCGTTCACGGCCTCCGCTGGCTCGGCCTCGCGCAGGGCGACGTCGTCGCCACGCTGCTCCCGAACGATGCGCCGATGATCGAGCTCTACCTCGCGGCGACGCAGGCGGGCCTCTACCTCGTGCCGATCAACCACCACCTCGCCGGGCCCGAGATCGCCTACATCCTCGCCGACTCCGGCGCCAAGGCGTTCGTCGCCGACGCACGCTTCGCGGCGATCGCGAAGGCCGGCGCGGACGAGGCGAAGCTCGCCGGGTCGAGCTGCTTCGCCATCGGCGCGATCCCGGGATTCCGGCCCTACGCCGCGCTCACCGAAGGCACGCCGACGAGCGCGCCCGCCGACCGCGCGGCGGGTCAGGTCATGAACTACACCTCGGGCACGACGGGCCGGCCCAAAGGGGTCCGGCGCGCCCTGATGCCCTTCGATCCCGACACGGTCGGCTCGATGTTCGCGATGTTCCTCGCCATGTTCGGCATCACGCCGCGCGGGAACGGCGTGCACCTCATCGGATCGCCGCTCTACCACACCGCGGTGCTGGTCTTCGCCGGCTGCTCGCTGCACTACGGCCACACCCTGTCGGTCATGGACAAGTGGACGCCGGAGGGCGCGCTCGAGGTGATCGAGCGCGATCGGGTCACCACCACGCACATGGTGCCGACCCAGTTCCACCGCCTCCTGGCGCTCCCCGAAGACGTGAAGGCGGCCTACGACGTCTCCTCCCTGCGCCACGTCGTGCACGCGGCCGCGCCCTGCCCCGTCGACGTGAAGCGCCG
The Deltaproteobacteria bacterium genome window above contains:
- a CDS encoding acyl-CoA synthetase, which encodes MSELGFWNLATAHPEHVALVTPDGVRITAGDLLARSNQLVHGLRWLGLAQGDVVATLLPNDAPMIELYLAATQAGLYLVPINHHLAGPEIAYILADSGAKAFVADARFAAIAKAGADEAKLAGSSCFAIGAIPGFRPYAALTEGTPTSAPADRAAGQVMNYTSGTTGRPKGVRRALMPFDPDTVGSMFAMFLAMFGITPRGNGVHLIGSPLYHTAVLVFAGCSLHYGHTLSVMDKWTPEGALEVIERDRVTTTHMVPTQFHRLLALPEDVKAAYDVSSLRHVVHAAAPCPVDVKRRMLAWWGSTIYEYYAASEGGGTLVTPQEWLERPGTVGKAWAGSEVRILDDEGADLATGTPGTVFMKLGVQDFEYHGDQKKTHANRRDGFFTVGDVGYLDDAGYLFLCDRKIDMIISGGANIYPSEIEACLLAHPKVGDAAVFGIPDEDWGESVKAVIEPAAGIEPGRALADELTTFCLERIAKFKVPKSIDFMPELPRDPNGKLYKRKLRDPYWVGRERAI
- a CDS encoding serine hydrolase, whose amino-acid sequence is MRSAREGSHRRPRAHRADDRSDGSRTGSNSRGNRGARPDSGSVRWEAAWDEADPSSWPARCAGAAGTRRGGHDSLLRAGPFQATITRVSCRIVTRCRVPSSLTSVTTIRPNVETPPRDVGVDPAAVDRIWEAAEEIYRSGIHPALALCVRHRGEVLLDRALGHAHGNGPYDRPEGPKVLATPDTPFGMMSATKAVTAMVVHLLDERNLLRIDDRVC
- a CDS encoding LLM class F420-dependent oxidoreductase, yielding MRLGLMVGYWMPDPWDPTELVCEAERLGYDSAWTAEAYGSDVFSPLCWIGAKTSKIKLGTGIMQMAARTPACVAMTATTIDHLTNGRLILGVGVSGPQVVEGWYGQPFPKPMGRTREFFDLVRTMIRREGPVTFHGEHYQLPISGGAQLGKPLKLITHPRRAEIPMYLGAEGPQNVKMATEIADGWLPLFYSPFRPDIYKESLRSLKPGFDIACPVTVVIGDDLESCLIPVKWALAFYIGGMGAASKNFHLNLIGRLGFEAEARTVQKLFLEGKRTEAVAAVPDKLADEISLAGPPARVKDRLQAWRESPVTTILAGTRDAGTLRLLAEAAL